A single window of Halobacterium jilantaiense DNA harbors:
- a CDS encoding oxidoreductase — MCDRFTLNGQTAIVTGGAGLLGAETCAVLGEYGANVIVADNNRGRGTAVEERLGDWAEFRHLDITDEDSIKNLVHEVDADFEGIDALVNCAYPRTETYGQQFEDVTLREWNENLSMHLGGYYATCHHVAKEMIERDAGGCIVNLGSIYGVRAPDFSVYDGTDMTTPVEYAGIKGGVINLTRYLASYLGDHGIRANTVSPGGVFNDQKERFVRNYEERTPLGRMAEPEDVANTILYLVSDAASYVTGQNIVVDGGFSIQ, encoded by the coding sequence ATGTGTGACCGCTTCACCCTGAACGGGCAGACAGCAATCGTCACTGGAGGTGCCGGCTTGCTTGGCGCGGAGACGTGTGCTGTGCTCGGAGAATACGGTGCGAACGTGATTGTCGCGGATAACAACCGGGGGCGTGGTACGGCTGTAGAAGAGCGTCTCGGAGACTGGGCTGAATTTCGGCATCTCGACATAACCGACGAGGACTCAATAAAGAATCTTGTGCACGAAGTGGACGCAGATTTCGAGGGTATCGACGCACTCGTAAACTGTGCGTACCCACGGACGGAAACGTACGGCCAGCAGTTTGAGGACGTGACGTTGCGTGAGTGGAACGAGAACCTCTCAATGCACCTTGGCGGGTATTATGCCACCTGCCATCATGTCGCGAAAGAGATGATCGAACGAGATGCAGGAGGATGCATCGTGAACCTCGGTTCGATTTACGGCGTTCGTGCACCCGACTTCTCAGTGTATGACGGAACAGATATGACTACCCCCGTCGAATACGCGGGAATCAAAGGCGGCGTAATCAACCTCACCCGATATCTCGCCTCATACCTCGGCGACCATGGTATTCGAGCGAACACAGTCAGTCCTGGCGGTGTGTTCAACGATCAAAAGGAACGATTCGTCAGAAACTACGAGGAACGCACACCCCTTGGACGGATGGCGGAACCAGAAGACGTGGCGAACACAATCCTCTACTTAGTGTCTGATGCTGCCTCGTACGTCACCGGACAAAATATCGTCGTAGATGGGGGGTTTAGCATACAGTGA
- a CDS encoding NeuD/PglB/VioB family sugar acetyltransferase, protein MKVIYCAGELGRTILDSIRRTTGLEDIAFIDDDESLHGDVVAGIPVLGSMSGVRSDGTLIIGYGANTETRAGLVENAEEEGWGFFSLVDRDTTTAASVSVGEGVYVNGQCYLGPGAKLGDHSLVDSCVNISHDVVISEGAVVTPGATLAGNVTVGEKAYIGPNATVLKQRTVGENAVVGAGAVVTDDVAPGETVVGVPARPIS, encoded by the coding sequence ATGAAAGTAATTTACTGCGCGGGTGAACTTGGTCGAACGATTCTGGACTCTATCAGACGAACTACAGGATTGGAGGACATCGCCTTCATCGACGACGATGAATCGCTACACGGGGATGTCGTCGCTGGTATCCCGGTCCTCGGCAGCATGAGTGGGGTCCGCAGTGATGGAACGCTCATTATCGGCTATGGAGCGAACACGGAGACACGGGCGGGGCTCGTTGAGAACGCCGAGGAAGAAGGATGGGGGTTTTTTTCGCTAGTAGACCGCGACACGACGACTGCAGCGTCCGTTTCTGTCGGCGAAGGAGTTTACGTTAATGGCCAGTGCTATCTTGGACCCGGGGCAAAGCTTGGAGATCACTCTCTCGTGGATAGTTGCGTGAACATTTCGCACGACGTGGTCATCAGTGAAGGTGCTGTCGTTACGCCGGGCGCCACACTTGCTGGGAACGTCACCGTCGGAGAGAAGGCGTACATCGGTCCGAACGCGACGGTATTGAAGCAACGAACAGTCGGAGAGAACGCAGTTGTCGGGGCTGGTGCGGTCGTCACTGACGACGTGGCACCTGGCGAGACAGTCGTTGGAGTACCTGCGCGCCCGATTAGTTGA
- the neuC gene encoding UDP-N-acetylglucosamine 2-epimerase has product MSENQRRIAVVTGTRAEYGLLRSSMQAIRDHADLELQVVATGMHLSDRYGSTIDEIRADGFEVNATPRMLVEGDTGAAMAKSLGVGVQAFVDTFELLDPDIVLVLGDRDEPLAAALASAHMNTPVAHIHGGDAAKGATIDESIRHALTKFSHLHFPASKASATRIERLGEEPWRVTTVGAPGLDRITDDRYEDPEALAKGYGLDTEQSTILVVQHPLTRAPGDAGRQMRQTLQAIQSFDAQLIFIHPNSDAGRADIVSEIESVEDQENVWVFENLPRCEYLALLDLADVLVGNSSSGIIEAPSLGLPVVDVGPRQAERERAENTVSCKHDEKAIRDAVANALDESAQARAERTSNPYDYGGAGDTIADRLSSVELGARLLEKQITY; this is encoded by the coding sequence ATGAGTGAGAATCAACGTCGCATAGCGGTCGTCACGGGAACGCGTGCAGAATATGGTCTGCTGAGGTCGTCGATGCAGGCCATCCGGGACCACGCCGACCTCGAGTTACAGGTGGTCGCCACGGGCATGCACCTATCGGACCGCTACGGTTCCACCATCGACGAGATACGAGCTGACGGCTTCGAGGTGAATGCAACGCCGAGAATGCTCGTTGAGGGAGATACCGGTGCCGCGATGGCGAAATCGCTCGGTGTCGGCGTGCAAGCGTTCGTCGACACATTCGAATTATTGGACCCCGACATCGTGTTGGTGTTGGGCGACCGAGACGAACCACTAGCCGCTGCACTGGCAAGTGCTCACATGAACACGCCCGTCGCCCATATTCACGGTGGTGACGCGGCGAAAGGTGCGACCATCGACGAGAGTATTCGGCACGCCCTCACGAAATTTTCCCACTTGCACTTCCCCGCCTCGAAAGCGAGCGCCACCCGAATTGAGCGGCTAGGTGAGGAGCCGTGGCGTGTAACAACCGTTGGGGCGCCAGGATTAGACCGGATAACCGATGATCGGTACGAAGACCCAGAGGCACTCGCAAAGGGGTACGGATTAGACACCGAACAGTCCACGATTCTGGTCGTCCAGCATCCACTCACCCGCGCTCCGGGAGATGCCGGTCGACAGATGCGTCAGACGCTGCAGGCAATCCAATCTTTCGACGCACAGCTCATATTCATTCACCCGAACTCCGACGCGGGTAGAGCAGACATAGTCTCTGAAATCGAGTCAGTCGAGGACCAGGAGAACGTGTGGGTGTTCGAAAACTTGCCGCGGTGTGAATATCTCGCTCTTCTAGACTTGGCGGATGTCCTGGTTGGAAATTCCAGTTCGGGAATCATCGAAGCACCGTCTCTCGGTTTACCTGTCGTCGACGTCGGCCCGAGGCAAGCCGAAAGAGAACGTGCGGAGAACACGGTCTCCTGCAAACACGACGAGAAAGCAATTCGAGATGCGGTTGCCAACGCGTTGGATGAATCGGCGCAGGCGCGTGCAGAGCGGACTTCGAACCCGTACGACTACGGCGGTGCGGGAGACACTATCGCTGACCGACTCTCCTCAGTCGAACTAGGTGCTCGTCTACTTGAGAAACAGATAACATACTGA